The following coding sequences are from one Actinomycetota bacterium window:
- a CDS encoding DUF6036 family nucleotidyltransferase, with translation MVSCPGLLSDRGELEALFDELAAELRRLGVAAEVVMVGGAWLLWHAQRVATRDVDSARRLDPELDGAIEAVGRRHDLRSGWLNDAAAAFWPAGASMEDAAVVYERESLVVRAPAPEVVFVMKLYRADPQDREDMVLLWPMCAFTSPEAAVEAFEAAYPHAPEDEHLVEYLRAIAQDAATG, from the coding sequence GTGGTCAGCTGTCCGGGGCTACTGAGCGACCGCGGCGAGCTCGAGGCTCTGTTCGACGAGCTCGCCGCCGAGCTGCGGCGCCTCGGCGTCGCTGCCGAGGTGGTCATGGTTGGCGGCGCATGGCTGCTGTGGCACGCACAGCGTGTCGCGACACGCGATGTCGACAGCGCCCGCCGGCTCGACCCGGAGCTTGACGGCGCCATTGAGGCCGTCGGTCGGCGTCACGACCTGCGCAGCGGCTGGCTCAACGACGCGGCCGCCGCCTTCTGGCCCGCCGGCGCCTCGATGGAGGACGCCGCCGTCGTCTACGAGCGGGAGTCCCTCGTCGTGCGGGCACCGGCGCCGGAGGTGGTCTTCGTCATGAAGCTCTACCGCGCCGACCCTCAGGACCGTGAAGACATGGTCCTGCTCTGGCCGATGTGCGCCTTCACCAGTCCCGAGGCCGCCGTGGAGGCGTTCGAGGCCGCGTACCCCCATGCCCCCGAAGACGAGCACCTTGTCGAGTACCTGCGCGCGATCGCGCAGGACGCTGCCACTGGGTGA